CGACGAAAGATACCAGCCTCCAGCGGCTTCCAGTCCAACAGCCGGACGAGCCATCTTGGCGTAACTGCCCATAGATAGGGGCTGTCTTCGTCACATTGGCTAGCTGATAAGCACCTTGTTCGCCGAGAGACACACGAGTCGTTGTTTCCGCCACAGGAGGGCTCCTTTGTGTAACGCTTACAGATTTCCCAGAAATTCTATCTGAGACAGTGGAGGAAAACGAATCGCATGTGTACCCTGACCAGGCAAATCAAGCTCCGCCTGTTGCCCTGTCAAGACACGCCTCTAATACTTTCGGACTTTGTGATCCACCTTGTCGGACCAGGCGTGGATTCCTCCGCGCAGGTTTGAAACTCTGCTAAATCCATGCTGCTGAAGGTATTCGACAGCCTTTACACCGCGCGGCCCCATCTTGCAAACAGCCACGATCTCCTCGCCCATATTTAGCTCGCTCAAACGCTTCGAAAGCTGGGCCAGAGGAATGAGGTGTCCTCCAATATTGGATATCTCATATTCGTACTCATCACGCACATCTAGTAGGAACACATTTTCGCCCTGGTCGAGGCGCTGCTTCAGCTCTTCAGCTTGAATCTCCGGAACGCTCACTATGATTTCTCCTTGTTGACGGCCCAAAAAACAAAACCCACCTGCCAGCGGTCTCCTGGCGGTGGGTGATATTGAGTGCTTGCGAAACTAATCTTGATTTAGCTCTGCAATCGCCTCATGCCAGAAGACACGCGGGTACCGCACATACAGGCGGTACAACATCCGGTCATCTGGCCAGCGAAGGTCATAGAGAAAGTCTAGCATAGTCCAAATCCTCAACGAACGGGAACGCCAATTTCGATTCACACCGTCAAGGCCTCAGGATCTGGCTCGAACTATTCCTTGTCAGTTGCCGTCGCCACTAGCACAACGTACTTCTTTTAGCATCGCTGCTTCAGGAGGCGTTTTGACGGGAGGACCGGGCAAGCACTGTAGATTCACGGACCTCAGCGATGATCGGAGGGATCAATGGCAATAGCTCTTACACGGTCACAGCGTCTCTTGCTTCTGACGGTGTCACTATCGCTCTCGCCGCGAAGGAAGGCTAAGCGGACACGGACCTGAGCGGGTTCAGGGCTGATAGCTCAATGATCCTTCTCAGTATTGAAAGCCAGTGAGTCGCGTCGGGAGATCGGATTCCTACATGCTTTAATCTCAAGTTATGGGTCACATCTGGCGATTGCACAAAGACTTTATATCTTT
The nucleotide sequence above comes from Tunturibacter empetritectus. Encoded proteins:
- a CDS encoding rhodanese-like domain-containing protein, which encodes MSVPEIQAEELKQRLDQGENVFLLDVRDEYEYEISNIGGHLIPLAQLSKRLSELNMGEEIVAVCKMGPRGVKAVEYLQQHGFSRVSNLRGGIHAWSDKVDHKVRKY